Part of the Buchnera aphidicola (Mindarus keteleerifoliae) genome, AATGGAGCCAGGGACGTTTAAAGATAGATTGTTAATGGAGAGTATTCCTCATCAATTAATTGAAGGAATGATAATCGCAGCTTTTGCTTTACAAGTTCATTGTGCTTATATTTTTTTACGAGGCGAATATATCCAGGCTCTGAAGAATTTAAAAAAATCAATTTTTGAAGCTTATAAAATGGGGTATTTAGGAAAAAATATCTTAAAAACAGGTTTTAGTTTAAACATTTTTATACATACTGGAGCTGGACGTTATATTTGTGGAGAAGAAACAGCTTTATTAAATTCTTTAGAAGGAAAGAGAGCTAATCCCAGATTCAAACCTCCTTTTCCGGTAGAAATTGGTTTATGGGGAAAACCAACCTGTATCAACAATGTAGAAACATTATCCAATGTTCCAGGTATAATATCTAATGGACATATTTGGTATAAAAATTTGTCAAAAAGCGTTGATTCTGGAACAAAAATGATGGGATTTTCTGGAAATGTTAATACTCCTGGAATATGGGAACTTCCTTTTGGAACTACAGCTAGAGAAATTTTAGAAGATTACGCTAATGGAATGAAAAAAGGATTTCAGTTAAAAGCTTGGCAACCAGGAGGAGCTGGAACTGATTTTTTAACTCCTCAGCATATTGATGTTCCAATGGATTTTGAAAATGTTAGTAAAATCGGTAGTAGATTAGGTACTGCAGTAGCTATGGCTGTAGATAATCATATTAATATGGTTAAATTAGTATACAATATTGAAAAATTTTTTTCTAGAGAATCTTGCGGTTGGTGTACTCCATGCAGAGACGGTTTACCTTGGATAGTAAAAATTTTAAAATCATTATCGAAAAAAAAAGGAAAGGAAGGGGATATTGAATTATTAGAAGAATTAAGTTTAAGTTTATCATTTGGAAAAACTTTTTGTGCTCATGCTCCAGGAGCAATGGAACCTTTAACAAGTGCAATTAAATATTTTAGGATAGAATTTGAAAGAGGAATTAAATTAAAATGATAATTTTTTATATTAAAAAATATAGGTTCTTAATTATTAATTTTAAATTTTAAATTTAATTTCTTTTATAATTACTAATTAAAGAATTGATATTTTGAGATATAATGTCAATTATCATATATTTTAATTTAATCGGAAATGTTTATGTTTAAACTTTTTGTAGATGATATTGAATATTCTTTTAAAAAATCTTCTAATATATTAGAAGCTTGTCTAGTTTCAGGGGTAAACATACCTTATTTTTGTTGGCATCCTATGTTAGGAAGTGTAGGGTCATGTAGACAATGTGCTGTAAAATTGTATGCTAATGATACTGATAAAAAAGGGAAAATAGTCATGTCTTGTATGACCCCATTGGACAAAAAAACAATTATTTCTGTACAGGAAAAAGAAGTAATAAATTTTAGAAAACAAATAATTGAATTATTAATGATTAATCATCCTCATGATTGTCCTATATGTGAAGAGGCTGGAAGTTGTCATTTACAAGATATGACTGTTATGACTGAACATTATTCTCGTCGTTATAGATATAAGAAAAAAACTCATTTAAATCAATATTTAGGACCTTTTATACAACATGAAATGAATAGATGTATAAAATGTTTTCGGTGTGTTAGGTATTATCAGGATTATACTGATGGTAAAGATTTAGGAGTATTTGGAAGTGCAGA contains:
- the nuoF gene encoding NADH-quinone oxidoreductase subunit NuoF translates to MNKKIRKPESHPLTWRLKKNNSPIWINEYKLKNGYSALKKSLCKMSPVEIIDEIKKSELKGRGGAGFNTGMKWDMVSKSKISKTKYLVCNADEMEPGTFKDRLLMESIPHQLIEGMIIAAFALQVHCAYIFLRGEYIQALKNLKKSIFEAYKMGYLGKNILKTGFSLNIFIHTGAGRYICGEETALLNSLEGKRANPRFKPPFPVEIGLWGKPTCINNVETLSNVPGIISNGHIWYKNLSKSVDSGTKMMGFSGNVNTPGIWELPFGTTAREILEDYANGMKKGFQLKAWQPGGAGTDFLTPQHIDVPMDFENVSKIGSRLGTAVAMAVDNHINMVKLVYNIEKFFSRESCGWCTPCRDGLPWIVKILKSLSKKKGKEGDIELLEELSLSLSFGKTFCAHAPGAMEPLTSAIKYFRIEFERGIKLK